A region from the Variovorax sp. RKNM96 genome encodes:
- a CDS encoding SRPBCC family protein — protein sequence MQQEEQIALIRRALALIETGGSERGEPAVSPVSRYLDPARHELEVERIFRRYPLALCPSASLANAGDSFAIDVAGLPLVLVRAQDGQLNGFVNACRHRGARLKPPGLSNQRALICPYHSWTYGLDGTLRGRPSADDFPHAPASDCSLTRVSVAEALGFVWVIPRALAEGESPVLDIDAWLGRFGNDLRSWGYDRWVPFHQHAFDNAANWKIPFEANLETYHFQYAHRNSIAALFYDNLLMADHDRQHHRLFLPKRSIEGLREVPASEWQVGPHSNIIYFFFPATFILHEGDHANAFTVLPEAPGRSRVIASTLIPELPKTEKSQNYWRKNVASFWGALDEDFALGVSAQSTLASGAQASLYFGATEWCSAKFHADVEAATN from the coding sequence ATGCAGCAAGAAGAACAGATCGCACTGATCCGCCGCGCGCTCGCGCTGATCGAAACCGGCGGCAGCGAGCGTGGCGAGCCGGCTGTGAGCCCCGTATCGCGCTACCTCGACCCGGCACGGCATGAACTCGAGGTGGAACGCATCTTCCGTCGCTACCCGCTGGCGCTGTGCCCCTCGGCTTCGCTCGCCAACGCGGGCGATTCTTTCGCCATCGACGTGGCGGGCCTGCCACTGGTGCTCGTGCGCGCACAGGACGGACAGCTCAACGGATTCGTCAACGCCTGCCGGCACCGCGGCGCGCGGCTCAAGCCGCCGGGCCTGTCGAACCAGCGCGCGCTCATCTGCCCGTACCACAGCTGGACCTATGGGCTCGACGGCACATTGCGCGGCCGCCCTTCGGCCGACGACTTTCCGCATGCACCGGCTTCGGACTGCAGCCTCACACGCGTGTCGGTGGCCGAGGCGCTGGGCTTCGTGTGGGTCATCCCTCGCGCGCTGGCCGAAGGCGAAAGCCCCGTGCTCGATATCGATGCATGGCTCGGCCGTTTCGGCAACGACCTGCGCTCATGGGGCTACGACCGCTGGGTGCCGTTTCACCAGCACGCTTTCGACAACGCGGCCAACTGGAAGATTCCGTTCGAGGCCAACCTGGAGACCTATCACTTCCAGTACGCGCACCGCAACAGCATTGCGGCGCTGTTCTACGACAACCTGCTGATGGCCGACCATGACCGGCAGCACCACCGCCTCTTCCTGCCCAAGCGCAGCATCGAAGGGCTGCGCGAAGTACCTGCGAGCGAATGGCAGGTCGGCCCTCACTCGAACATCATTTACTTCTTCTTCCCGGCCACCTTCATCCTGCACGAGGGGGACCACGCCAACGCCTTCACCGTGCTGCCCGAGGCGCCGGGCCGCTCGCGCGTGATCGCGAGCACGCTGATCCCCGAGCTGCCGAAGACGGAGAAGTCCCAGAACTACTGGCGCAAGAACGTCGCGTCGTTCTGGGGCGCGCTCGACGAGGACTTCGCGCTCGGCGTGTCGGCGCAGTCAACGCTGGCGAGCGGCGCGCAGGCCTCGCTGTACTTCGGCGCCACCGAGTGGTGCTCGGCGAAGTTTCACGCGGACGTGGAAGCGGCGACCAACTGA
- a CDS encoding tripartite tricarboxylate transporter substrate binding protein has protein sequence MKRFPLAVAATALALAPLLGHAQAFPEKAITFVVPFAAGTATDQIARALGNSITAETKQPVIIDNKAGASGFIASQNVAKAPADGYTVLITTNTTHAANEHLFKKLPYDPVKDFAPIAALGKGGQIMVVNPSFPAKTVAEFVALAKKEPGKYSFGSGSSSSRMAGELLQQMADIKLLHVPYKSNTLAVTDLLGGQIHMMITDTATGLPQVKGGKLRALGMSSASRSPLAPDVPTIAEAGVKGYEMGYWFAAYAPAKTPPAVVKRLNELLVKAAKSESAKTAFYEPTGTEVFTTSPEELAKFQAGESQKWGRIVKAAGIEAE, from the coding sequence ATGAAACGATTTCCCCTCGCCGTAGCAGCCACGGCACTCGCGCTGGCCCCCTTGCTGGGCCATGCGCAGGCCTTCCCCGAAAAGGCCATCACCTTCGTCGTGCCGTTCGCGGCCGGCACCGCCACCGACCAGATCGCCCGCGCGCTCGGCAACAGCATCACGGCCGAAACCAAGCAGCCCGTCATCATCGACAACAAGGCCGGCGCGAGCGGCTTCATCGCCTCGCAGAACGTGGCCAAGGCGCCGGCCGATGGCTACACGGTGCTCATCACCACCAACACCACGCACGCCGCCAACGAGCACCTGTTCAAGAAGCTGCCCTACGACCCGGTGAAAGACTTTGCCCCCATCGCCGCGCTCGGCAAGGGCGGGCAGATCATGGTGGTGAACCCCTCGTTCCCCGCGAAGACCGTGGCCGAGTTCGTCGCGCTCGCGAAGAAGGAGCCGGGCAAGTACAGCTTCGGCAGCGGCAGCTCGTCGAGCCGCATGGCGGGCGAACTGCTGCAGCAGATGGCCGACATCAAGCTCCTGCACGTGCCCTACAAGAGCAACACCCTGGCCGTGACCGATCTGCTCGGCGGGCAGATCCACATGATGATCACCGACACCGCCACGGGCCTGCCGCAAGTCAAGGGCGGCAAGCTGCGCGCGCTGGGCATGTCGAGCGCCAGCCGCTCGCCGCTCGCGCCCGACGTGCCCACCATCGCCGAGGCCGGCGTGAAGGGCTACGAGATGGGCTACTGGTTCGCGGCCTACGCGCCCGCGAAGACGCCGCCCGCTGTCGTCAAGCGCCTGAACGAACTGCTCGTGAAGGCCGCGAAGAGCGAATCGGCGAAGACCGCTTTCTACGAACCGACCGGCACCGAGGTGTTCACCACCTCGCCCGAGGAACTCGCGAAGTTCCAGGCCGGTGAATCGCAGAAATGGGGCCGCATCGTGAAGGCCGCCGGCATCGAAGCGGAGTGA
- a CDS encoding tripartite tricarboxylate transporter substrate-binding protein has product MKKRLLTIAFAISAIAAFPAFAEYPDKPITLVVPFAAGGPTDKVARDFAEALRKQLGNVAIAVDNSGGAGGTLGAAKAARAPNDGYTLLLHHVSMATSPALYRKLPYDTLNGFEYLGLINEVPMTVISKKTVPATNFAELRKWLEGNASKTNLANAGIGSASHLCGLMLQNALKIEVQTIPYKGTAPAMTDLIGGQVDVMCDQTTNTTAQIEGNMVKAYAVTTQQRLKTPALAALPTLDESGLKGFNVSIWHGLFAPKGTPKAVTDKLNAALKVALKDPGFVKSQEGLGAVIISDARVNGPEHKKFVEAEIEKWGSVIKAAGQYAE; this is encoded by the coding sequence ATGAAGAAGCGCCTCCTCACGATCGCGTTCGCGATCTCGGCCATTGCCGCATTCCCTGCCTTTGCCGAGTATCCCGACAAGCCGATCACGCTCGTGGTGCCGTTCGCCGCCGGGGGGCCGACCGACAAGGTGGCGCGCGACTTCGCCGAGGCGCTGCGCAAGCAGTTGGGCAATGTCGCCATCGCCGTGGACAACAGCGGGGGCGCCGGCGGCACGCTCGGTGCGGCCAAGGCGGCGCGCGCGCCCAATGACGGCTACACGCTGCTGCTGCACCACGTGAGCATGGCGACCTCGCCCGCGCTGTACCGCAAGCTCCCCTACGACACGCTCAACGGCTTCGAGTACCTGGGCCTCATCAACGAGGTGCCGATGACCGTCATCAGCAAGAAGACGGTGCCCGCCACCAACTTCGCCGAGCTGCGCAAATGGCTCGAAGGCAACGCCAGCAAGACCAACCTGGCCAACGCGGGCATCGGCTCGGCCTCGCACCTGTGCGGGTTGATGCTGCAGAACGCGCTGAAGATCGAGGTGCAGACCATCCCCTACAAGGGCACGGCGCCGGCAATGACCGACCTCATCGGCGGCCAGGTCGACGTCATGTGCGACCAGACCACCAATACCACCGCGCAGATCGAAGGCAACATGGTGAAGGCCTATGCGGTGACGACGCAGCAGCGCCTGAAGACGCCCGCGCTGGCGGCGTTGCCGACGCTCGACGAGAGCGGTTTGAAGGGCTTCAACGTCAGCATCTGGCACGGCCTCTTCGCCCCCAAGGGAACGCCCAAGGCGGTCACCGACAAGCTGAACGCGGCGCTGAAGGTGGCGTTGAAAGACCCCGGCTTCGTCAAGAGCCAGGAAGGGCTCGGCGCGGTCATCATCAGCGACGCGCGGGTCAACGGGCCGGAGCACAAGAAGTTCGTCGAAGCCGAAATCGAGAAGTGGGGCTCAGTCATCAAGGCGGCAGGGCAGTACGCGGAGTGA
- a CDS encoding cupin domain-containing protein: MTIPYFVLTRDQREVPLNVLGTQVTVLASNAATNSYGITFQQGDEGTGPPPHSHDWDESFYVLDGEIDFHCDGRVHACRPGTLVHVPRGTVHGFQYGKGGGRMLEITGQGALAAQMFTAVDHEVPAGPPDVPTLLAVLERHGVTVAA, encoded by the coding sequence ATGACGATTCCGTACTTTGTCCTGACGCGTGATCAGCGCGAAGTTCCTCTGAATGTGCTTGGCACGCAAGTCACCGTCCTGGCGTCGAACGCGGCGACAAACAGCTACGGGATCACCTTTCAGCAGGGGGACGAGGGAACCGGCCCGCCTCCGCACAGCCACGACTGGGACGAATCCTTCTACGTCCTCGACGGCGAGATCGACTTTCATTGCGATGGACGCGTGCACGCTTGTCGTCCTGGAACGCTGGTCCACGTGCCGCGCGGAACGGTGCACGGCTTTCAGTACGGCAAAGGTGGCGGCCGGATGCTGGAGATCACCGGGCAAGGCGCCTTGGCTGCCCAGATGTTCACTGCCGTCGACCACGAGGTTCCAGCGGGCCCACCCGATGTTCCGACACTGCTGGCCGTTCTCGAGCGCCACGGCGTCACAGTGGCGGCCTGA
- a CDS encoding LysR family transcriptional regulator, producing MRKTPDLSTRQLRAFLALAEHRNFTRAAQTSHLSQPAFSALIRTLEDAIGTRLFDRDTRSVQLTPEGRLFESSARRLLDDMGSAMGDLADHVERRKGRVRVAALPSLAAGWLPAVFAEFMQAWPGIRIDLDDALSDACVALVRSGQADFALAASGAAADSDLRARKLCTDRFHLVCRADHPLAHEARLSVKKIAPWPFIQMARNSSVRQALDAALHPLRMNAVFEVEHLATVMGLVEAGLGISVVPALTLFHFRRETLVTRPLPLPALTRTLYLVQRREGSLSVAAQTLHDLIVERLGSLRLD from the coding sequence ATGAGAAAGACGCCAGACCTCTCCACGCGGCAACTGCGCGCCTTTCTCGCGCTGGCCGAGCACCGCAACTTCACGCGTGCGGCGCAGACCAGCCACCTGTCGCAGCCCGCCTTCAGCGCGCTGATCCGCACGCTCGAAGACGCCATCGGCACGCGCCTCTTCGATCGCGACACGCGCAGCGTGCAGCTCACGCCCGAAGGCCGGCTCTTCGAGAGTTCGGCGCGCCGCCTGCTCGACGACATGGGCAGCGCCATGGGCGACCTGGCCGACCACGTGGAGCGCCGCAAGGGCCGCGTGCGCGTTGCCGCCCTGCCCTCGCTGGCTGCGGGCTGGCTGCCGGCGGTGTTCGCGGAGTTCATGCAGGCCTGGCCTGGCATCCGCATCGACCTGGACGATGCGCTGTCCGATGCCTGCGTGGCGCTGGTGCGCAGCGGCCAGGCCGACTTTGCACTCGCGGCCTCGGGCGCGGCGGCCGACAGCGACCTGCGCGCACGCAAGCTCTGCACCGACCGCTTTCACCTCGTGTGCCGCGCCGACCATCCGCTCGCGCACGAGGCGCGCCTGTCGGTGAAGAAGATCGCGCCGTGGCCCTTCATCCAGATGGCGCGCAACAGCAGCGTGCGGCAGGCGCTCGATGCGGCACTGCATCCGCTGCGGATGAATGCCGTGTTCGAGGTGGAGCACTTGGCGACCGTGATGGGGTTGGTGGAAGCCGGGCTCGGCATCAGTGTGGTGCCCGCGCTCACGCTCTTTCACTTCCGGCGGGAGACGCTGGTGACGCGGCCGTTGCCGCTGCCGGCGCTCACGCGCACGCTGTACCTGGTGCAGCGGCGCGAGGGCAGCCTGTCAGTGGCGGCGCAGACGCTGCATGACCTGATCGTCGAGCGGCTGGGGTCGCTGCGGCTGGACTGA
- a CDS encoding LysR family transcriptional regulator, whose amino-acid sequence MNNFNRLDLNLLITLDVLLAERNVTRAAERLNLSQPSVSVQLAKLREAFADPLLVPAQRGMRPTARADELREPLREALESLGRAVAPTKPFDPAEATTTWRVAAADYAESAILLPALAGLRKAAPNTRLAVVEAVPSRMARQLEHGEIDLFFHTSVGAPAGLHRRVLFNERYVLAGRAGHPRLKRKPTLAQFCAMEHVVVSPAGGGFTGPTDDALAQMELTRRVVLSVPHFLFMMSVLAETDMVAMLPERLARGAPGLRVVEAPLEVPGYEMAMLWHERRHRDAGHRWVREWIAGSCAGSR is encoded by the coding sequence ATGAACAATTTCAACCGTCTCGACCTCAACCTGTTGATCACGCTCGACGTGCTGCTCGCCGAGCGCAACGTCACCCGCGCCGCAGAGCGATTGAACCTTTCGCAGCCCTCGGTGAGCGTGCAGCTCGCCAAGCTGCGTGAGGCCTTCGCCGACCCGCTGCTGGTGCCCGCGCAGCGCGGTATGCGGCCCACTGCGCGCGCCGACGAACTGCGTGAACCGTTGCGCGAAGCGCTGGAGTCACTGGGCCGTGCGGTGGCGCCGACCAAACCCTTCGACCCCGCCGAGGCGACCACCACCTGGCGCGTGGCTGCGGCCGACTATGCCGAGTCGGCCATCCTGCTGCCGGCGCTGGCCGGGCTGCGCAAGGCAGCACCGAACACGCGGCTGGCCGTGGTGGAGGCCGTGCCGTCGCGCATGGCGCGGCAGCTGGAGCATGGGGAGATCGATCTGTTCTTTCACACGAGCGTGGGGGCGCCCGCTGGGCTGCATCGACGGGTGCTGTTCAACGAGCGCTATGTGCTGGCGGGGAGGGCGGGGCATCCACGGCTGAAACGCAAGCCGACGCTCGCGCAGTTCTGCGCGATGGAGCATGTGGTGGTGTCGCCGGCCGGCGGCGGATTCACGGGGCCGACGGACGATGCGCTGGCGCAGATGGAATTGACGCGGCGCGTAGTGCTGTCGGTGCCGCACTTTCTTTTCATGATGTCGGTGCTGGCCGAGACCGACATGGTGGCGATGCTGCCCGAGCGGCTGGCGCGCGGCGCGCCAGGGTTACGGGTGGTGGAGGCGCCACTGGAGGTGCCGGGGTATGAGATGGCGATGCTGTGGCATGAACGGCGGCATCGGGATGCGGGGCATCGGTGGGTGAGGGAGTGGATTGCGGGGAGTTGCGCGGGCTCGAGGTGA
- a CDS encoding acyclic terpene utilization AtuA family protein produces the protein MNAQSLPPLLIGCAAGFSGDRTDAAGPVVDTLIARLASGPAGQRAFLIFETLAERTLALAQLRRRDNPEAGYEPLLDAMLRPVLARCLAHGIRIVSNFGAANPRAAARHIARMARELGADAPRIAVVEGDDLSGAEHLALLKDALGPQVEGLRVVSANAYIGAEPIAAALDAGAQIVVCGRVADPSLTVGPAMSHFGWRADDWHRLGRATMAGHLLECGAQVCGGYFADPGYKDVPGLEAVGFPIAEIDADGHCTIGKADNTGGLVSEATVKEQLLYEVHDPAAYLTPDVVADIAEAEVRALPGKDRVELSGVSGHARPSHYKVNVCHEGGWLAEGEISYAGPRAEARARLAADVLRKRLDGLALRVDLIGALSILGDDAGRALADTPDAGLRDVRLRVAATHGERAQAERLAREVMALYTCGPAGGGGVRTALTPRLNTLSCLLPRESVPVRFELLAAEALA, from the coding sequence ATGAATGCCCAATCACTGCCCCCTTTGCTGATCGGCTGTGCGGCTGGTTTCTCCGGCGACCGCACCGATGCGGCCGGGCCGGTGGTCGATACGTTGATTGCGCGCCTCGCCAGCGGACCGGCCGGGCAGCGTGCCTTCCTGATCTTCGAGACGCTGGCCGAACGCACGCTGGCGCTCGCCCAGCTTCGCCGCCGCGACAACCCCGAGGCCGGCTACGAACCGCTGCTCGACGCGATGCTGCGGCCCGTGCTGGCGCGTTGTCTCGCGCACGGCATCCGCATCGTGAGCAACTTCGGCGCGGCCAATCCGCGTGCTGCGGCGCGTCATATCGCCCGCATGGCGCGCGAATTGGGTGCCGATGCACCCCGCATCGCTGTGGTGGAGGGCGATGACCTCTCGGGCGCTGAGCACCTCGCGCTGTTGAAAGACGCGCTCGGCCCGCAAGTCGAGGGCTTGCGCGTCGTCAGCGCCAACGCATACATCGGCGCCGAGCCCATCGCCGCCGCGCTCGATGCGGGCGCGCAGATCGTGGTGTGCGGCCGGGTGGCCGACCCTTCGCTCACGGTCGGTCCGGCCATGTCCCACTTCGGCTGGCGCGCCGACGACTGGCATCGCCTGGGCCGCGCGACCATGGCGGGCCATCTGCTCGAATGCGGCGCGCAAGTCTGCGGTGGCTACTTCGCCGACCCCGGCTACAAGGACGTGCCGGGGCTCGAAGCGGTCGGCTTCCCGATTGCCGAGATCGACGCCGACGGCCACTGCACCATCGGCAAGGCCGACAACACCGGCGGCCTCGTGAGCGAAGCCACGGTGAAGGAGCAACTGCTGTACGAGGTGCACGACCCGGCTGCCTACCTGACGCCCGACGTGGTCGCCGACATTGCCGAAGCCGAGGTGCGCGCACTGCCCGGCAAGGACCGCGTCGAACTTTCGGGCGTGAGCGGCCATGCACGGCCGAGCCACTACAAGGTCAACGTCTGCCACGAAGGCGGCTGGTTGGCCGAGGGCGAAATCTCCTATGCCGGCCCACGCGCCGAAGCCCGGGCCCGGCTCGCGGCGGACGTGCTGCGCAAGCGGCTCGACGGCCTCGCGTTGCGCGTCGACCTGATCGGCGCACTGAGCATCCTCGGCGACGATGCCGGCCGCGCACTCGCCGACACGCCCGACGCGGGCCTGCGCGACGTGCGCCTGCGCGTCGCCGCCACGCATGGAGAGCGCGCACAGGCCGAGCGCTTGGCACGCGAAGTGATGGCGCTCTATACCTGCGGCCCCGCGGGCGGCGGCGGCGTGCGCACCGCGCTCACGCCAAGGCTCAACACGCTCTCGTGCCTTTTGCCGCGCGAATCGGTGCCGGTGCGTTTCGAGCTTCTAGCCGCGGAGGCGCTGGCATGA
- a CDS encoding NAD(P)H-dependent oxidoreductase: MKVLLVHAHPEARSLNGSLKNFMVERLTQAGHDVRVSDLYAMQWKAPLDVADFPHVEPGAHFDPVLDSLRAFEGGTQPGDIAGEQAKLLWADAVIFQFPLWWYSMPAILKGWVERVYAYGFAYGIGEHSDTHWGDRFGEGTLAGKRAMLVVTTGGWAPHYSPRGINGPMDDLLFPIHHGILYYPGFEVLPPYVVYRTGKVDDAAYARITEELGDRLDALWTTTPIAFRPQNAGDYEIPALTLRPDIAPGRTGFAAHVAD; the protein is encoded by the coding sequence GTGAAAGTCCTCCTCGTCCACGCCCACCCCGAAGCCCGTTCGCTCAACGGCTCGCTGAAAAACTTCATGGTGGAGCGCCTCACGCAAGCCGGGCACGACGTGCGCGTGTCCGATCTCTACGCCATGCAATGGAAGGCGCCGCTCGATGTCGCCGACTTCCCGCACGTCGAACCCGGTGCGCATTTCGATCCTGTGCTCGATTCGCTGCGCGCCTTCGAGGGCGGCACGCAGCCGGGCGACATCGCCGGCGAGCAGGCCAAGCTCTTGTGGGCCGATGCGGTGATCTTCCAGTTTCCGCTCTGGTGGTACTCGATGCCCGCCATCCTCAAGGGCTGGGTCGAGCGCGTGTATGCCTATGGCTTTGCCTACGGCATCGGCGAGCACTCCGACACGCACTGGGGCGACCGCTTCGGCGAAGGCACGCTGGCGGGCAAGCGCGCGATGCTGGTGGTCACCACCGGCGGCTGGGCGCCGCACTACAGCCCGCGCGGCATCAACGGGCCGATGGACGACCTGTTGTTTCCCATTCACCACGGCATCCTCTACTACCCGGGTTTCGAGGTGCTGCCGCCGTACGTGGTGTACCGCACGGGCAAGGTCGATGACGCGGCCTATGCGCGGATCACCGAAGAACTCGGTGATCGTCTCGATGCGCTGTGGACGACAACGCCCATCGCGTTCCGGCCGCAGAACGCGGGCGACTACGAGATTCCCGCCCTCACCCTGCGGCCCGACATCGCGCCGGGCCGCACCGGGTTCGCGGCGCACGTGGCCGACTGA
- a CDS encoding DUF2867 domain-containing protein yields the protein MPSELTLVKPVALPAQSAVATIYESVNLADAFAVQLPLGTSSDPDVLWRFLIAQQPSWIGWLTNVRDAIVAFFGLKTAKHLATLSNEASVDRIGIFKVYGRSATEIVLGEDDKHLDFRVSVLHTPDLSPTRGGQLTVSTVVHCHNLLGRAYLSVIAPFHRQVVKASLRRAADVGWPKAAAS from the coding sequence ATGCCAAGCGAACTCACACTGGTAAAGCCGGTTGCTCTCCCCGCGCAGTCTGCCGTCGCCACCATTTATGAGTCAGTGAATCTCGCTGACGCATTTGCGGTTCAACTTCCCTTGGGCACCTCCAGCGATCCGGATGTCCTGTGGCGATTCCTCATTGCGCAGCAGCCATCCTGGATCGGATGGCTCACCAACGTCCGGGATGCCATCGTTGCGTTCTTTGGTCTGAAGACCGCCAAACACCTTGCGACTCTCTCCAACGAAGCCAGCGTTGACCGCATTGGCATCTTCAAGGTCTACGGCAGAAGTGCCACCGAGATCGTCTTGGGCGAGGACGACAAGCACCTCGATTTCAGGGTGTCGGTACTCCACACGCCCGACTTGTCTCCCACACGCGGTGGGCAACTGACGGTCTCGACTGTCGTCCACTGCCACAACCTCCTGGGACGAGCCTATTTATCGGTCATCGCTCCCTTTCATCGCCAGGTTGTGAAAGCCAGTCTTCGTCGCGCTGCAGATGTCGGGTGGCCCAAGGCAGCCGCAAGTTAG
- a CDS encoding alpha/beta hydrolase domain-containing protein: MKRWSLAAATVASAALFLSACGGSGGGGGGFVLPPVAGTPPPVTQPPAATAPKFKLAITKTEDVPGTFGSVGAYEKISGTFTGEVDPKDARNAIIQDLSLAPLNANGKVEYTSDFVLFKPKDMTKASGVLRYDAPNRGNIVNLDPYFASRGYVFLTAAWQGDVPAAAGKLTLNVPVAKNADGSTITGTYRAELLPTVATNDSLPLPGGPFNAAMQAYATASLDNTKPGYVLTRRINEDDARQLVPASDWKFAKCGAGAPFPGTPDETNVCLKDKWDPAYMYELVYIAKDPKVMGLGLAALRDMITFFHRDASDAAGTANPVATAIKNTIASGVSQCGNFMKTFVHLGFNEDRAGQKVFDGVFAQIAARQTNINMRFSIPGGGGGVRSDHTAFGQAGTRGLSKDYVDDVAQRRGGILSRCEASGTCPKLFIGFSGTEFWTLQGSPLLTDAWGTTDLVQPANARIYYYASTHHLLGLASLPGASAGALYATNANASVIPVVRALYQNLEEWVVSGTTPPDSQVPKLADATLVRPAQVKFPAIPGANYTGLVNTYSLLDWGPSYRPQDETGIATQVPPAYLGRDYAILVPQVDADGNDLAGIRSIDVAVPVGTNTGWNYTNKPGTIDQAGLFGSYFPFVKTSALRAGTTDPRLSLQERYTDQAGYVAAVTTAANNLVARRFMLRVDADAAIANATANPVLP; this comes from the coding sequence ATGAAACGCTGGAGCCTTGCGGCTGCCACGGTGGCTTCGGCCGCCCTTTTTCTGAGTGCCTGCGGCGGGAGCGGCGGTGGCGGCGGGGGCTTCGTGCTACCGCCCGTTGCCGGCACGCCGCCGCCCGTCACGCAACCCCCGGCCGCCACCGCGCCGAAATTCAAGCTCGCGATCACCAAGACCGAGGACGTGCCCGGCACTTTCGGCAGCGTCGGCGCCTACGAGAAGATCAGCGGCACCTTCACCGGCGAGGTCGACCCGAAGGACGCGCGCAACGCGATCATTCAAGATCTTTCGCTCGCGCCGCTCAACGCCAACGGCAAGGTCGAGTACACGTCGGACTTCGTGCTCTTCAAGCCCAAGGACATGACGAAGGCCAGCGGCGTGCTGCGCTACGACGCGCCCAACCGCGGCAACATCGTGAACCTCGATCCGTACTTCGCCTCGCGGGGCTACGTGTTCCTCACGGCCGCATGGCAGGGTGATGTGCCGGCAGCCGCCGGCAAGCTCACGCTCAATGTGCCGGTCGCGAAGAACGCCGATGGCAGCACCATCACCGGCACCTACCGCGCCGAACTGCTGCCCACGGTGGCAACGAACGATTCGCTGCCGTTGCCCGGCGGCCCCTTCAATGCCGCGATGCAGGCCTACGCGACCGCGAGCCTGGACAACACCAAGCCCGGCTACGTGCTCACGCGCCGCATCAACGAGGACGATGCGCGCCAGCTCGTTCCTGCGAGCGACTGGAAGTTCGCCAAGTGCGGCGCCGGTGCGCCGTTTCCCGGCACGCCCGACGAGACCAACGTGTGCCTGAAGGACAAATGGGACCCGGCCTACATGTACGAGCTGGTCTACATCGCGAAGGACCCGAAGGTCATGGGCCTCGGCCTCGCGGCGCTGCGCGACATGATCACCTTCTTCCATCGCGATGCGAGCGACGCCGCAGGCACGGCCAACCCGGTGGCAACAGCGATCAAGAACACCATCGCCTCGGGTGTCTCGCAGTGCGGCAACTTCATGAAGACCTTCGTGCACCTGGGCTTCAACGAGGACCGCGCGGGCCAGAAGGTGTTCGACGGCGTGTTCGCGCAGATCGCCGCGCGGCAGACCAACATCAACATGCGCTTCTCCATCCCCGGTGGCGGTGGCGGCGTGCGCAGCGACCACACGGCCTTCGGCCAGGCCGGCACGCGCGGCCTCTCGAAGGACTATGTGGACGACGTGGCCCAGCGCCGCGGCGGCATCCTCTCGCGCTGCGAGGCGAGCGGCACCTGCCCCAAGCTCTTCATCGGCTTCAGCGGCACGGAGTTCTGGACCTTGCAGGGCTCGCCGCTGCTCACCGATGCGTGGGGCACGACCGACCTCGTGCAGCCGGCGAACGCGCGCATCTACTACTACGCGAGCACGCACCACCTGCTGGGCCTTGCATCGCTGCCGGGCGCGAGTGCCGGCGCGCTCTACGCGACCAATGCGAACGCGAGCGTCATACCCGTCGTGCGCGCGCTGTACCAGAACCTCGAGGAATGGGTCGTGAGCGGCACCACGCCGCCCGACAGCCAGGTGCCCAAGCTCGCGGACGCCACGCTCGTGCGCCCGGCGCAGGTGAAGTTCCCGGCCATTCCGGGCGCGAACTACACGGGCCTGGTCAACACCTACTCGCTGCTCGACTGGGGCCCGAGCTACCGCCCGCAGGACGAGACCGGCATCGCCACCCAGGTGCCGCCCGCGTACCTGGGCCGCGACTACGCGATCCTCGTGCCGCAGGTGGACGCGGACGGCAATGACCTCGCCGGCATCCGCAGCATCGACGTGGCCGTGCCCGTGGGCACCAACACCGGATGGAACTACACGAACAAGCCGGGCACGATCGACCAGGCGGGGCTCTTCGGTTCGTACTTTCCGTTCGTGAAGACGAGCGCGCTGCGCGCCGGCACCACCGATCCGCGGCTGTCGCTGCAGGAGCGCTACACGGACCAGGCGGGCTACGTCGCAGCCGTGACCACCGCAGCCAACAACCTGGTGGCCAGGCGCTTCATGCTGCGCGTGGATGCCGACGCGGCGATTGCCAACGCCACCGCCAACCCCGTGCTGCCTTGA